In the Wyeomyia smithii strain HCP4-BCI-WySm-NY-G18 chromosome 2, ASM2978416v1, whole genome shotgun sequence genome, one interval contains:
- the LOC129724319 gene encoding acetyl-CoA acetyltransferase, mitochondrial isoform X1, with protein MLLKMNKAIAHAVCRRYSTSKRHDVVIVAATRTPIGSFQSTLSPLSASQLGAVAVQGVVKQAGIAGEDVQEVYIGNVNAAGIGQAPARQAVIFAGLPKSTICTTVNKVCSSGMKSIMLGAQTLMLGHQDVVLAGGMESMSNVPYYLKRGATPYGGMQLIDGIVFDGLTDVYHKFHMGNCAENTAKKMGITRQDQDEFAINSYKRSAAAWASKVFDSEITPVTIPGKRGKPDVVVKEDEEYKRVNFDKFGQLATVFQKENGTVTAGNASTLNDGASAVVLMTAEAAEKIKCKPLARVVGFADAETDSIDFPIAPALAIPKLLQQTGVRKEDVAMWEINEAFSLVVVANQRKLDIDPAKVNIHGGAVSLGHPIGMSGARLVTHLAHSLKAGQIGCASICNGGGGASSILIEKLPNTSKINSGGNKPLLTLYTHDHCSLCDDVVHELEEKFNGRYLLQKVDTTKKENIKFLRLYRNDIPVLFLNGQFLCMHRLNSDLLEQKLKTIENE; from the exons ATGTTGCTCAAAATGAACAAG GCCATCGCGCACGCAGTTTGCCGGCGTTATTCGACCTCCAAACGGCACGATGTGGTTATAGTGGCCGCGACCAGGACTCCAATTGGAAGTTTTCAAAGTACGTTATCGCCGCTATCTGCATCCCAGTTAGGTGCGGTTGCTGTTCAAGGAGTCGTCAAACAGGCCGGCATTGCTGGTGAGGATGTTCAGGAGGTGTACATCGGAAACGTGAATGCCGCTGGAATAGGCCAGGCACCGGCTCGACAGGCGGTCATCTTTGCTGGTCTACCGAAGAGTACCATCTGCACCACTGTGAATAAGGTTTGCTCATCAGGAATGAAAAGCATTATGCTGGGAGCGCAAACTTTGATGCTGGGTCACCAGGACGTAGTTCTGGCGGGTGGAATGGAATCGATGTCCAATGTACCATATTATCTAAAACGAGGTGCAACCCCGTATGGTGGAATGCAGTTGATAGATGGAATCGTATTCGACGGATTAACCGATGTATATCATAAGTTCCATATGGGTAACTGCGCAGAAAACACGGCCAAAAAAATGGGCATCACCAGGCAGGATCAGGATGAGTTCGCAATAAACAGCTATAAGCGAAGCGCAGCAGCTTGGGCAAGCAAAGTTTTCGATTCCGAAATTACTCCTGTTACAATCCCTGGAAAACGCGGCAAGCCAGACGTCGTCGTTAAAGAGGATGAAGAATACAAGCGTGTTAACTTTGATAAATTCGGCCAATtggctacagtattccagaaagAAAATGGTACTGTAACTGCCGGAAATGCTTCAACCTTGAACGATGGTGCCTCGGCAGTTGTTCTGATGACAGCTGAAGCTGCCGAAAAGATCAAGTGCAAACCGCTTGCCCGCGTTGTTGGGTTTGCGGATGCCGAAACGGATTCGATTGATTTTCCAATAGCGCCGGCGTTGGCCATTCCCAAGCTGCTCCAGCAAACGGGTGTTCGGAAAGAGGATGTTGCTATGTGGGAAATTAACGAAGCCTTTTCGCTGGTGGTGGTCGCCAACCAGCGCAAGCTAGATATTGATCCAGCAAAGGTCAACATTCATGGAGGAGCGGTATCGTTGGGTCATCCAATTGGTATGTCCGGTGCTCGACTCGTCACTCATCTTGCGCATTCGTTAAAAGCCGGCCAAATCGGTTGTGCGTCTATCTGTAACGGCGGTGGTGGAGCTTCTTCGATtctgattgaaaaatt ACCAAACACTAGTAAAATCAACTCCGGAGGAAATAAACCGTTATTAACTTTGTACACCCACGATCATTGCTCACTTTGCGATGATGTAGTCCACGAATTGGAGGAAAAATTCAACGGACGCTACTTGCTGCAGAAAGTTGATACCACGAAAAAGGAAAACATAAAATTCCTTCGGCTCTACCGAAATGATATTCCGGTGCTTTTCCTTAACGGCCAATTTTTGTGCATGCACCGACTGAATAGTGATTTATTGGAGCAGAAACTGAAGACGAtagaaaatgaataa
- the LOC129724319 gene encoding acetyl-CoA acetyltransferase, mitochondrial isoform X2, which produces MLLKMNKAIAHAVCRRYSTSKRHDVVIVAATRTPIGSFQSTLSPLSASQLGAVAVQGVVKQAGIAGEDVQEVYIGNVNAAGIGQAPARQAVIFAGLPKSTICTTVNKVCSSGMKSIMLGAQTLMLGHQDVVLAGGMESMSNVPYYLKRGATPYGGMQLIDGIVFDGLTDVYHKFHMGNCAENTAKKMGITRQDQDEFAINSYKRSAAAWASKVFDSEITPVTIPGKRGKPDVVVKEDEEYKRVNFDKFGQLATVFQKENGTVTAGNASTLNDGASAVVLMTAEAAEKIKCKPLARVVGFADAETDSIDFPIAPALAIPKLLQQTGVRKEDVAMWEINEAFSLVVVANQRKLDIDPAKVNIHGGAVSLGHPIGMSGARLVTHLAHSLKAGQIGCASICNGGGGASSILIEKL; this is translated from the exons ATGTTGCTCAAAATGAACAAG GCCATCGCGCACGCAGTTTGCCGGCGTTATTCGACCTCCAAACGGCACGATGTGGTTATAGTGGCCGCGACCAGGACTCCAATTGGAAGTTTTCAAAGTACGTTATCGCCGCTATCTGCATCCCAGTTAGGTGCGGTTGCTGTTCAAGGAGTCGTCAAACAGGCCGGCATTGCTGGTGAGGATGTTCAGGAGGTGTACATCGGAAACGTGAATGCCGCTGGAATAGGCCAGGCACCGGCTCGACAGGCGGTCATCTTTGCTGGTCTACCGAAGAGTACCATCTGCACCACTGTGAATAAGGTTTGCTCATCAGGAATGAAAAGCATTATGCTGGGAGCGCAAACTTTGATGCTGGGTCACCAGGACGTAGTTCTGGCGGGTGGAATGGAATCGATGTCCAATGTACCATATTATCTAAAACGAGGTGCAACCCCGTATGGTGGAATGCAGTTGATAGATGGAATCGTATTCGACGGATTAACCGATGTATATCATAAGTTCCATATGGGTAACTGCGCAGAAAACACGGCCAAAAAAATGGGCATCACCAGGCAGGATCAGGATGAGTTCGCAATAAACAGCTATAAGCGAAGCGCAGCAGCTTGGGCAAGCAAAGTTTTCGATTCCGAAATTACTCCTGTTACAATCCCTGGAAAACGCGGCAAGCCAGACGTCGTCGTTAAAGAGGATGAAGAATACAAGCGTGTTAACTTTGATAAATTCGGCCAATtggctacagtattccagaaagAAAATGGTACTGTAACTGCCGGAAATGCTTCAACCTTGAACGATGGTGCCTCGGCAGTTGTTCTGATGACAGCTGAAGCTGCCGAAAAGATCAAGTGCAAACCGCTTGCCCGCGTTGTTGGGTTTGCGGATGCCGAAACGGATTCGATTGATTTTCCAATAGCGCCGGCGTTGGCCATTCCCAAGCTGCTCCAGCAAACGGGTGTTCGGAAAGAGGATGTTGCTATGTGGGAAATTAACGAAGCCTTTTCGCTGGTGGTGGTCGCCAACCAGCGCAAGCTAGATATTGATCCAGCAAAGGTCAACATTCATGGAGGAGCGGTATCGTTGGGTCATCCAATTGGTATGTCCGGTGCTCGACTCGTCACTCATCTTGCGCATTCGTTAAAAGCCGGCCAAATCGGTTGTGCGTCTATCTGTAACGGCGGTGGTGGAGCTTCTTCGATtctgattgaaaaattgtaa
- the LOC129724320 gene encoding ribosomal RNA-processing protein 8, whose translation MEKIFTEHPWEDDDRSTNNEFSFKSITTKASKKTEKKSKQKLSNLGKFVRAPAEEIQEEPTKNQSTSRKRKAAQPTKLLHEESERPQQKKQKEIRIDKQRNGKNTIHIQDASLRDKLVDSLKGSRFRFLNEQMYKSSGEDARKMFLEDPEAFQAYHEGYRHQIAQWSVNPLDRIIKSIRKLPPNFVVADFGCGEARLAEEVPQKVYSLDLVASNSSVIACDMAKTPLETNSVNVVVFCLSLMGINLRDFLLEANRIMKVGALLRIAEVSSRFDNVKEFIDCVQKCGFLLETKDLKHKLFYFFNFKKVRTVDKHSIKGKHFSLKPCLYKKR comes from the exons ATGGAGAAAATATTCACTGAGCATCCATGGGAAGATGATGATCGATCCACCAATAACGAATTTAGTTTCAAATCAATTACAACAAAA GCTTCTAAAAAGACTGAAAAGAAATCGAAACAAAAGTTATCCAATCTAGGTAAATTCGTACGAGCGCCCGCGGAGGAAATCCAAGAAGAACCCACCAAAAATCAATCAACATCTCGGAAAAGGAAGGCAGCTCAACCAACGAAATTGCTACATGAAGAATCTGAGCGTCCGcaacaaaaaaagcaaaaagaaaTTAGAATCGACAAACAGCGTAACGGTAAAAATACAATACACATTCAGGATGCTAGTTTGCGGGATAAGCTGGTCGACAGTCTGAAAGGATCCCGATTTAGATTTCTGAACGAACAGATGTACAAGTCAAGCGGCGAGgatgccagaaaaatgttcctggAAGATCCTGAAGCTTTTCAGGCTTATCACGAGGGCTACCGACATCAGATAGCCCAATGGTCTGTGAATCCATTGGATCGGATCATCAAAAGTATTAGAAAGCT ACCACCAAATTTTGTGGTCGCCGATTTTGGCTGTGGTGAAGCCCGCTTGGCAGAGGAGGTACCgcaaaaggtatattcactcgaTTTAGTAGCTTCGAACAGTAGTGTGATAGCATGCGACATGGCCAAAACCCCGCTTGAAACCAACTCGGTGAACGTTGTGGTATTTTGCCTATCTCTCATGGGAATCAATTTGAGGGATTTTCTGCTGGAAGCTAACCGCATCATGAAAGTCGG GGCACTACTAAGAATTGCTGAAGTATCATCCCGTTTTGATAATGTGAAGGAATTTATCGATTGCGTACAAAAATGCGGTTTTCTGCTGGAGACTAAAGATCTCAAACAcaagttgttttattttttcaactttaaaaaAGTTCGCACGGTAGACAAACATTCTATCAAAGGCAAACATTTCAGCCTTAAACCATGCCTGTATAAAAAGAGATga